The Vigna unguiculata cultivar IT97K-499-35 chromosome 6, ASM411807v1, whole genome shotgun sequence genome contains a region encoding:
- the LOC114187952 gene encoding glucose-6-phosphate/phosphate translocator 2, chloroplastic, with protein sequence MISLTKCSASSLTCSAFSTRKLPLARPQLLTLPTVNNVEQSISPSQLCSQKPLYLSSTENMALVKRKRVTECQAYEADRSRPIEINIELPGEDAAQRVKIGVYFATWWALNVVFNIYNKKVLNAFPYPWLTSTLSLAAGSLMMLISWATRVAEVPKVNFDFWKALFPVAVAHTIGHVAATVSMSKVAVSFTHIIKSGEPAFSVLVSRFLLGEAFPMPVYLSLMPIIGGCALAAVTELNFNMIGFMGAMISNLAFVFRNIFSKKGMKGMSVSGMNYYACLSIMSLLILTPFAIAVEGPRVWAAGWQSAMSQIGPNFVWWVAAQSVFYHLYNQVSYMSLDQISPLTFSIGNTMKRISVIVSSILIFHTPVQPINALGAAIAILGTFLYSQAKQ encoded by the exons TGCTCAGCGTCATCGCTCACTTGTTCTGCTTTCTCAACCAGAAAACTTCCCCTAGCAAGGCCTCAACTTCTCACATTACCAACCGTTAACAACGTTGAACAAAGCATAAGTCCCTCTCAGTTGTGCTCCCAGAAACCGCTGTACCTTTCATCCACAGAGAACATGGCATTGGTGAAGAGAAAGAGGGTGACGGAGTGCCAGGCCTACGAGGCTGACAGGTCACGCCCCATAGAGATTAACATTGAACTTCCGGGTGAAGATGCTGCTCAGAGGGTGAAGATTGGGGTGTATTTTGCCACCTGGTGGGCTTTGAATGTGGTCTTCAACATCTACAACAAGAAGGTTTTGAATGCTTTTCCTTACCCCTGGCTCACCTCCACTCTCTCCCTCGCCGCTGGTTCCCTCATGATGTTAATCTCCTGGGCCACCAGAGTTGCTGAAGTCCCAAAAGTTAACTTCGATTTCTGGAAGGCCTTGTTTCCC GTTGCGGTGGCGCACACAATTGGGCATGTTGCTGCAACTGTGAGCATGTCCAAGGTTGCTGTCTCTTTCACTCACATCATCAAGAGTGGAGAGCCTGCTTTCAGTGTCCTGGTGTCAAGGTTCTTGCTTGGGGAAGCGTTCCCCATGCCGGTTTATCTGTCACTGATGCCAATCATTGGTGGTTGTGCACTAGCTGCCGTGACTGAACTCAATTTCAATATGATTG GCTTCATGGGGGCTATGATATCCAATTTGGCATTTGTGTTCAGGAATATATTCTCAAAGAAAGGAATGAAGGGAATGTCTGTTAGTGGAATGAACTACTATGCCTGTCTTTCCATAATGTCTCTGTTGATCCTCACACCTTTTGCCATTGCTGTGGAAGGCCCCAGGGTTTGGGCTGCAGGCTGGCAATCAGCTATGTCTCAGATTGGTCCAAATTTTGTGTG GTGGGTAGCTGCTCAGAGTGTCTTCTATCACTTGTACAACCAAGTCTCTTATATGTCTCTGGATCAGATTTCTCCATTGACATTCAGCATTGGAAACACAATGAAGAGGATTTCGGTCATTGTCTCTTCTATTCTTATCTTTCACACCCCTGTTCAGCCCATCAATGCTCTTGGTGCTGCCATTGCAATTCTTGGCACTTTCCTCTATTCACAG GCTAAACAGTGA